The Streptomyces sp. NBC_01775 genome includes a region encoding these proteins:
- a CDS encoding NUDIX hydrolase gives MTSARSTHGDSPVPVEVSDHGLPEWLVPVRDAARTVEASQLSRFLPPPDGGGRPSAVLVLFGEGPRGPELLLMERASSLRSHAGQPSFPGGSVDPEDGDPQGEGRLRAALREAEEETGLDPSGVQVFGVLPSLYIPVSGFVVTPVLGWWRRPTPVTPVDPGETARVFTVPVADLTDPAHRVMAVHPAGHAGPAFRVGSALVWGFTAGVIDRILHFAGWERPWDQNRRVPLDWHT, from the coding sequence GTGACGAGCGCGAGGTCCACACACGGGGATTCCCCCGTGCCCGTGGAGGTCAGCGACCACGGTCTGCCCGAATGGCTGGTGCCCGTACGGGACGCCGCGCGGACCGTCGAGGCGAGTCAGCTCAGCCGCTTCCTGCCGCCCCCCGACGGCGGAGGCCGCCCCTCCGCCGTGCTGGTGCTCTTCGGCGAGGGCCCCCGGGGTCCCGAGCTGCTGCTGATGGAGCGGGCCTCCAGCCTGCGCTCGCACGCGGGCCAGCCTTCCTTCCCCGGCGGTTCCGTCGATCCGGAGGACGGGGATCCGCAGGGCGAGGGCCGGCTGCGGGCCGCGCTGCGGGAGGCCGAGGAGGAGACCGGGCTCGACCCCTCGGGCGTGCAGGTGTTCGGCGTCCTGCCGAGCCTCTACATCCCGGTGAGCGGCTTCGTCGTCACACCCGTGCTCGGCTGGTGGCGCCGCCCCACACCCGTCACGCCGGTGGATCCGGGGGAGACGGCGCGGGTGTTCACCGTGCCGGTGGCCGACCTGACCGACCCCGCCCACCGCGTCATGGCCGTGCATCCGGCCGGACACGCGGGCCCTGCCTTCCGCGTGGGCTCCGCGCTCGTATGGGGCTTCACCGCGGGTGTGATCGACCGGATCCTGCACTTCGCCGGGTGGGAGCGCCCCTGGGACCAGAACCGCCGGGTCCCGCTCGACTGGCACACATGA
- a CDS encoding DUF4177 domain-containing protein, which yields MTKWEYATVPLLVHATKQILDTWGEDGWELVQVVPGPNNPEQLVAYLKREKEA from the coding sequence ATGACGAAGTGGGAATACGCGACCGTGCCGCTCCTCGTGCACGCGACCAAGCAGATCCTGGACACCTGGGGCGAGGACGGCTGGGAGCTGGTCCAGGTCGTGCCCGGGCCGAACAACCCCGAGCAGCTCGTGGCATACCTGAAGCGGGAGAAGGAAGCGTGA
- a CDS encoding RidA family protein translates to MSAVEDKLAELGLTLPVTATPAGAYVPAVQSGKYIYTAGQVPLVEGTLPLTGKVGGEVTPEEAKELARTAALNVLAAVKSVAGDLDRVARVVKVTGFVASAPDFTGQPGVINGASELLGEVLGEKGVHARSAVGVAVLPMDAPVEVEAQVELAD, encoded by the coding sequence GTGAGCGCGGTCGAGGACAAGCTGGCGGAGCTCGGCCTGACGCTGCCGGTGACCGCCACCCCCGCGGGTGCCTACGTGCCCGCGGTGCAGTCGGGCAAGTACATCTACACCGCGGGCCAGGTCCCCCTGGTCGAGGGCACGCTCCCGCTGACCGGGAAGGTCGGCGGCGAGGTCACCCCCGAGGAGGCGAAGGAGCTGGCGCGTACGGCCGCGCTGAACGTGCTGGCCGCGGTGAAGTCGGTCGCCGGGGACCTCGACCGGGTCGCACGTGTCGTCAAGGTCACCGGATTCGTCGCCTCCGCGCCGGACTTCACCGGCCAGCCCGGTGTCATCAACGGCGCGAGCGAGCTGCTCGGCGAGGTCCTGGGTGAGAAGGGCGTGCACGCGCGCAGCGCCGTCGGCGTCGCCGTGCTGCCGATGGACGCGCCCGTGGAGGTCGAGGCCCAGGTCGAGCTGGCCGACTGA
- a CDS encoding MarP family serine protease produces MNVLDLLLVLAAVWFAVIGYRQGFVVGILSVLGFMAGGLVALLVLPLLWDQFTDGNRPGTVAAVSAVILVIICASVGQALTTHLGNKLRLYITWSPARALDATGGALVNVLAMLVVAWLIGAAMAGTALPTLGKEVRGSNVLLGISRVMPQQASSWFANFSSVLAKNGYPQVFSPFSNEQIRDVPPPDPELASGPVAQRAKRSIVKVVGTAPSCAKELEGTGFVFSHDKVMTNAHVVGGVQKPTVQIGGEGQRYDARVVLYDWKRDIAVLKVPGLNAPALRFAAQDAVSGDSAIVAGFPENGAFDVRAARVRGRMQPSGADIYHRGTVTRNVYSLYTTIREGNSGGPLLTPDGRVYGVIFAKSLDDSDTGYALSADEVREDITKGRTAQRQADSKGCAM; encoded by the coding sequence GTGAACGTGCTGGACTTACTGCTGGTGCTGGCAGCCGTATGGTTCGCGGTCATCGGATACCGCCAGGGGTTCGTCGTCGGCATCCTTTCCGTCCTCGGCTTCATGGCGGGCGGACTGGTCGCGCTGCTTGTCCTGCCGCTGCTGTGGGACCAATTCACGGACGGGAACAGACCGGGCACGGTGGCGGCCGTGAGCGCGGTGATCCTCGTGATCATCTGCGCGTCCGTCGGCCAGGCGCTCACCACGCACCTGGGTAACAAGCTGCGCCTGTACATCACCTGGTCGCCCGCGCGCGCCCTGGACGCAACCGGCGGTGCCCTCGTCAACGTGCTGGCCATGCTCGTCGTCGCCTGGCTGATCGGTGCCGCGATGGCCGGTACGGCGCTGCCGACCCTCGGCAAGGAGGTGCGCGGCTCCAACGTGCTGCTCGGCATCTCGCGGGTGATGCCCCAGCAGGCCAGCAGCTGGTTCGCGAACTTCTCCTCCGTGCTGGCCAAGAACGGCTACCCGCAGGTCTTCTCGCCCTTCTCCAACGAGCAGATCCGCGACGTGCCGCCGCCGGACCCCGAGCTGGCCTCCGGCCCGGTGGCCCAGCGGGCAAAGCGCAGCATCGTCAAGGTCGTCGGTACCGCGCCCAGCTGCGCCAAGGAGCTGGAGGGCACCGGCTTCGTCTTCTCGCACGACAAGGTGATGACGAACGCTCACGTCGTCGGCGGCGTGCAAAAGCCGACCGTGCAGATCGGCGGCGAGGGACAGCGCTACGACGCACGGGTCGTGCTCTACGACTGGAAGCGGGACATCGCCGTCCTCAAGGTCCCCGGGCTGAACGCGCCCGCGCTGCGCTTCGCCGCACAGGACGCGGTCAGCGGCGACAGCGCCATCGTCGCGGGCTTCCCGGAGAACGGCGCCTTCGACGTGCGGGCCGCGCGCGTGCGCGGCCGTATGCAGCCCAGCGGCGCGGACATCTACCACCGTGGCACGGTCACACGGAACGTGTACTCGCTCTACACCACCATCCGGGAGGGGAATTCGGGCGGGCCGCTGCTCACACCGGATGGCCGCGTCTACGGCGTGATCTTCGCCAAGTCCCTGGACGACAGCGACACCGGGTACGCCCTCAGCGCCGATGAGGTGCGCGAGGACATCACCAAGGGCCGTACGGCCCAGCGGCAGGCCGACAGCAAGGGCTGCGCCATGTGA
- a CDS encoding NUDIX hydrolase: protein MSSTQNGQWYPSEWPERIRAMAAGELTPVAPRRAATVMLLRDAPEGPAVHMLRRRASMAFAGGAYAYPGGSVDPRDARATDSTGPTGARWAERFGTDEATARSIVCAAVRETFEESGVLLAGPDPRTVVADTTGEDWEADRAALVAHELSFADFLNRRGLVLRADLLGAWARWITPEFEKRRYDTFFFVAALPEGQRTRNASTEADRTVWVRPEEAAAGYDRGELLMMPPTISALRELLPYATAAEALAAAADRDLTPVLARARLEGGEIVLSWPGHDEFTKRIDPA from the coding sequence ATGTCGTCCACCCAGAACGGCCAGTGGTACCCGTCCGAGTGGCCGGAGCGTATCCGCGCCATGGCAGCGGGCGAACTCACGCCCGTCGCCCCGCGAAGAGCCGCGACCGTCATGCTTTTGCGTGACGCTCCCGAAGGACCGGCCGTCCACATGCTGCGCCGCCGTGCCTCCATGGCGTTCGCGGGCGGCGCGTACGCCTATCCGGGCGGTTCCGTCGACCCGCGTGACGCACGCGCGACCGACAGCACGGGACCCACCGGCGCGCGGTGGGCCGAGCGGTTCGGCACGGACGAGGCGACGGCGCGCTCCATCGTGTGTGCCGCTGTCCGGGAGACCTTCGAGGAGTCCGGGGTGCTCCTGGCCGGGCCGGACCCGCGCACGGTCGTGGCGGACACCACGGGGGAGGACTGGGAGGCCGACAGGGCCGCTCTGGTGGCCCACGAGCTGTCCTTCGCCGACTTCCTCAACCGCAGGGGCCTCGTCCTGCGTGCCGACCTGCTGGGGGCCTGGGCGCGCTGGATCACGCCCGAGTTCGAGAAGCGGCGCTACGACACGTTCTTCTTCGTGGCCGCCCTCCCGGAGGGCCAGCGCACCCGCAACGCGTCCACCGAGGCCGACCGCACCGTCTGGGTACGCCCCGAGGAGGCCGCCGCGGGCTACGACAGGGGCGAGCTGCTGATGATGCCGCCCACCATCTCCGCGCTGCGGGAGCTGCTCCCGTACGCGACGGCCGCCGAAGCCCTGGCAGCGGCGGCGGACCGCGACCTGACCCCGGTCCTCGCACGGGCCCGCCTGGAGGGCGGGGAGATCGTGCTGAGCTGGCCGGGACACGACGAGTTCACCAAGAGGATCGATCCGGCATGA
- the nth gene encoding endonuclease III yields MSEREAAKRATGGPTAAKKTAAKKAPARKTAAKKTAGTKATAEKTATRATAKKATPAANKTAAKKAPAKTAAKKAPVHTAAKKAPVNTAAKKSATKKPATKKPAAKKPAAKKASGGTSTESKASRARRAARINEALADVYYYAHPELDFENPFELLVATVLSAQTTDLRVNQTTPALFASYPTPEDMAAANPEELEELIRPTGFFRSKAKSLLGLSAALRDNFGGEVPGTVDELVTLPGVGRKTAFVVLGNAFGVPGLTVDTHFGRLVRRWKLTEQTDAVKVEQEIDALLPKSEWTMFSHRTIFHGRRICHSRKPACGACPIAELCPSYGEGETDPEKAKKLLKYEMGGQPGQRLKPPADYPGQPAPPLPSRAPAAGAAQ; encoded by the coding sequence GTGAGCGAACGCGAGGCGGCCAAGAGGGCGACGGGCGGCCCGACGGCGGCGAAGAAGACGGCGGCGAAGAAGGCCCCGGCCAGGAAAACAGCGGCCAAGAAGACAGCGGGCACCAAGGCCACCGCCGAGAAGACCGCCACCAGAGCCACCGCCAAGAAGGCCACACCGGCGGCGAACAAGACCGCCGCGAAGAAGGCGCCTGCCAAGACCGCTGCGAAGAAGGCGCCTGTCCACACCGCTGCGAAGAAGGCGCCTGTCAACACCGCCGCGAAGAAATCGGCCACCAAGAAGCCCGCCACCAAGAAGCCGGCCGCCAAGAAGCCGGCCGCCAAGAAGGCATCCGGCGGCACCTCTACCGAGTCCAAGGCGTCCAGGGCCCGCCGCGCCGCCCGGATCAACGAAGCGCTGGCCGATGTGTACTACTACGCGCACCCCGAGCTGGACTTCGAGAACCCCTTCGAGCTGCTCGTCGCCACCGTCCTGTCCGCGCAGACCACGGACCTGCGGGTCAACCAGACGACGCCCGCGCTCTTCGCCTCGTACCCCACCCCCGAGGACATGGCGGCGGCCAATCCGGAGGAGTTGGAGGAGCTGATCCGGCCCACCGGATTCTTCCGTTCCAAGGCGAAGTCCCTCCTGGGCCTGTCCGCCGCCCTGCGCGACAACTTCGGCGGCGAGGTTCCCGGCACCGTCGACGAGCTCGTCACCCTGCCCGGTGTCGGCCGCAAGACCGCGTTCGTGGTGCTGGGGAACGCCTTCGGCGTCCCGGGCCTGACCGTGGACACGCACTTCGGCCGTCTGGTGCGCCGCTGGAAGCTCACCGAGCAGACCGACGCGGTCAAGGTCGAGCAGGAGATTGACGCGCTGCTCCCCAAGAGCGAGTGGACGATGTTCTCGCACCGCACCATTTTTCACGGCCGCCGCATCTGCCACTCCCGTAAGCCCGCCTGCGGCGCGTGCCCCATCGCCGAGCTGTGCCCCTCCTACGGCGAGGGCGAGACCGACCCGGAGAAGGCCAAGAAGCTGCTCAAGTACGAGATGGGCGGCCAGCCGGGGCAGCGGCTCAAACCGCCGGCCGACTACCCCGGACAGCCGGCGCCGCCCCTGCCCTCCCGTGCCCCGGCCGCCGGTGCCGCCCAGTGA
- a CDS encoding Crp/Fnr family transcriptional regulator, with the protein MDDVLRRAPLFAALDEEQAAELRASMAETTLARGEALFHEGDPGDRLYVVTEGKVKLHRTSPDGRENMLAVLGPGELIGELSLFDPGPRTATASALTEVKLLGLGHGDLQPWLNARPEVATALLRAIARRLRRTNDSMSDLVFSDVPGRVAKQLLDLSRRFGVQSEEGIHVVHDLTQEELAQLVGASRETVNKALADFAGRGWLRLEARAVILLDIERLAKRSR; encoded by the coding sequence GTGGACGACGTTCTGCGGCGCGCCCCGCTCTTCGCGGCGCTCGATGAGGAGCAGGCCGCTGAGCTGCGTGCCTCCATGGCGGAGACAACGCTGGCTCGCGGTGAGGCCCTCTTCCACGAGGGTGACCCGGGGGACCGCCTCTATGTGGTGACCGAAGGCAAGGTGAAGCTGCACCGCACCTCGCCGGACGGACGCGAGAACATGCTCGCTGTTCTCGGCCCCGGTGAGCTGATCGGTGAGCTGTCCCTGTTCGACCCGGGCCCACGCACGGCGACGGCCTCCGCGCTGACCGAGGTCAAGCTGCTGGGCCTGGGCCACGGCGACCTCCAGCCGTGGCTGAACGCCCGCCCCGAGGTCGCGACGGCGCTGCTGCGCGCCATCGCACGGCGGCTGCGGCGCACCAACGACTCCATGTCCGACCTGGTCTTCTCCGACGTGCCCGGACGAGTGGCCAAGCAGCTGCTCGACCTGTCGCGGCGCTTCGGGGTGCAGTCCGAGGAGGGCATCCACGTCGTGCACGACCTGACGCAGGAGGAGCTGGCCCAGCTGGTCGGCGCCTCCCGCGAGACCGTGAACAAGGCGCTGGCCGACTTCGCCGGGCGCGGCTGGCTTCGGCTGGAGGCCCGCGCGGTCATCCTGCTGGACATCGAGCGGCTGGCGAAGCGCTCCCGCTGA
- the nhaA gene encoding Na+/H+ antiporter NhaA, translating to MFLTDALRTETVGGTLLLVAAVLALLLANTPASGFYDDVRNFHLGPESLHLRLTIADWAKDGLLTVFFFVAGIELKRELIAGELRDPRAAALPIVSALCGMAVPALVYVAITLSGGGDTQGWAIPMATDIAFALGVLAVLGTGLPSALRAFLLTLAVVDDLGAIVIIAIFYSAGVSIGALAGAVAGLALFWFLHHKAGVRGWYVYVPLGVVVWALMHASGVHATVAGVAMGLMLRCTVGPGEEVSPAERVEHKVRPLSAGLAVPVFALFAAGVGVSGGALADVFGKPETLGVVLGLLVGKTVGVFGGAWLAARFTRAELNRDLGWPDVLAIAMLAGIGFTVSLLISELAFTGRPGLADEAKAAVLCGSLLAALCSAVLLKFRSKKHRSLMEAEERDEDQDGIPDIYQEGRPEYHLRMAALLEAKAAEHRRLAEVARGQDVTDDGPA from the coding sequence ATGTTCCTCACGGATGCGCTGCGCACCGAGACCGTCGGCGGCACGCTGCTGCTGGTGGCCGCCGTCCTGGCCCTCCTGCTGGCCAACACCCCGGCGAGCGGCTTCTACGACGACGTCAGGAACTTCCACCTCGGGCCCGAGTCCCTCCATCTGCGCCTGACGATCGCCGACTGGGCCAAGGACGGGCTGCTCACCGTCTTCTTCTTCGTTGCCGGGATCGAGCTGAAGCGCGAGCTGATCGCGGGCGAGTTGCGCGACCCGAGAGCCGCCGCGCTGCCGATCGTTTCCGCGCTGTGCGGCATGGCCGTACCAGCGCTGGTCTACGTCGCCATCACCCTCAGCGGCGGGGGTGACACGCAGGGCTGGGCCATCCCGATGGCCACCGACATCGCCTTCGCACTCGGCGTGCTGGCCGTGCTGGGCACCGGACTGCCCTCCGCGCTGCGGGCCTTCCTGCTCACGCTCGCGGTCGTGGACGACCTCGGTGCGATCGTCATCATCGCCATCTTCTACTCGGCGGGCGTCAGCATCGGCGCCCTGGCCGGAGCCGTCGCCGGGCTGGCGCTGTTCTGGTTCCTGCACCACAAGGCGGGGGTGCGCGGCTGGTACGTGTACGTGCCGCTCGGCGTGGTCGTCTGGGCGCTGATGCACGCCAGCGGGGTGCACGCGACGGTCGCCGGGGTCGCGATGGGACTGATGCTGCGCTGCACCGTCGGGCCGGGCGAGGAGGTCTCCCCTGCCGAGCGCGTCGAACACAAGGTCAGACCGCTGTCCGCCGGGCTCGCCGTGCCGGTCTTCGCGCTCTTCGCGGCGGGTGTCGGAGTGTCAGGCGGGGCACTGGCGGATGTGTTCGGCAAGCCGGAGACACTCGGTGTGGTCCTGGGCCTGCTCGTCGGCAAGACCGTGGGCGTCTTCGGTGGCGCGTGGCTGGCGGCCCGCTTCACCCGCGCGGAACTCAACCGCGACCTCGGCTGGCCGGACGTCCTGGCCATCGCCATGCTCGCCGGAATCGGCTTCACCGTCTCGCTCCTCATCAGCGAACTCGCCTTCACCGGGCGGCCCGGCCTGGCCGACGAGGCGAAGGCGGCGGTGCTGTGCGGCTCGCTGCTCGCCGCGCTCTGCTCCGCCGTACTGCTCAAGTTCCGCTCCAAGAAGCACCGTTCTCTCATGGAGGCCGAGGAGCGCGACGAGGACCAGGACGGCATCCCGGACATCTACCAGGAGGGCCGGCCCGAGTACCACCTGCGCATGGCGGCGCTCCTGGAGGCGAAGGCCGCCGAGCACCGCAGGCTCGCCGAAGTGGCCAGGGGCCAAGACGTGACGGACGATGGTCCGGCATGA
- a CDS encoding phage holin family protein gives MSAADDGRSLGQLVAAATAEMSALVHDEIALAKAELRQDAKRGAMGSGAAIVALAFLLFALPVLSFAAAYGIHNLGLGLAWSFLIVGGAFILLALILLGLAALKFKKISKSKGAQKSMASAKESAAVLSHAKPHPREGEDKAEESRPLEGVTRSSV, from the coding sequence ATGAGCGCAGCCGACGACGGCCGCAGCCTCGGACAACTGGTCGCGGCGGCGACCGCCGAGATGTCCGCGCTGGTGCACGACGAGATCGCCCTGGCCAAGGCCGAGCTGCGGCAGGACGCGAAGCGCGGCGCCATGGGAAGCGGCGCCGCGATCGTCGCGCTGGCCTTCCTGCTCTTCGCGCTCCCCGTGCTGAGCTTCGCCGCGGCCTACGGCATCCACAACCTGGGGCTCGGGCTCGCCTGGTCGTTCCTGATCGTGGGCGGCGCCTTCATCCTGCTGGCGCTCATCCTGCTGGGTCTGGCGGCGCTGAAGTTCAAGAAGATCTCCAAGAGCAAGGGCGCCCAGAAGTCGATGGCCTCCGCCAAGGAGAGCGCAGCCGTCCTCTCCCACGCCAAGCCCCACCCCCGCGAGGGGGAGGACAAGGCGGAGGAGAGCCGTCCTCTTGAGGGTGTGACACGCTCGTCTGTATGA
- a CDS encoding ArsA-related P-loop ATPase, with translation MSRLHVVTGKGGTGKTTVAAALALALADGGQRTLLVEVEGRQGIAQLFETEPLPYEERKIAVSHGGGEVYALAIDAERALLDYLQMFYKLGSAGRALKRLGAIDFATTIAPGLRDVLLTGKACEAVRRRDKHQRPVYDAVVMDAPPTGRIARFLGVNEEVAGLAKVGPVHNQAQAVMRVLKSPETAVHLVTLLEEMPVQETVDGITELRSAGLPTGSVVVNMVRPRLLDEEHLKAADGHRAEVARAFARAGLGGARRGGHAERLVAPLLEQGREHAERVGLERGLREELREQGLPMRELPLLSEGVELAGLYGMAGELRAQWQTGTGGRQR, from the coding sequence GTGAGCAGGCTTCACGTAGTGACCGGCAAGGGCGGGACCGGCAAGACGACGGTCGCCGCCGCACTAGCGCTGGCTCTGGCCGACGGCGGGCAGCGCACGCTGCTCGTCGAGGTCGAGGGCAGGCAGGGCATCGCCCAGCTCTTCGAAACCGAGCCGCTTCCCTACGAGGAACGCAAGATCGCCGTCTCGCACGGCGGCGGCGAGGTGTACGCGCTGGCCATCGACGCGGAGAGGGCGCTGCTGGACTACCTCCAGATGTTCTACAAGCTCGGCAGCGCCGGCCGCGCGCTCAAGCGCCTGGGCGCCATCGACTTCGCGACGACCATCGCGCCGGGGCTGCGCGACGTGCTGCTGACCGGAAAGGCGTGCGAGGCGGTGCGGCGCAGGGACAAGCACCAGCGTCCCGTCTACGACGCCGTGGTGATGGACGCGCCGCCCACCGGCCGCATCGCCCGCTTCCTGGGCGTGAACGAGGAGGTGGCCGGACTGGCGAAGGTCGGCCCCGTCCACAACCAGGCGCAGGCCGTGATGCGGGTCCTCAAGTCGCCGGAGACGGCGGTGCACCTGGTGACGCTGCTGGAGGAGATGCCGGTCCAGGAGACCGTCGACGGCATCACCGAGTTGCGCTCGGCCGGGCTGCCCACCGGAAGCGTGGTGGTCAACATGGTCCGCCCGAGGCTGCTGGACGAGGAGCACCTGAAGGCAGCGGACGGGCACAGGGCCGAGGTCGCGCGCGCCTTCGCACGCGCCGGCCTGGGCGGCGCACGGCGCGGAGGGCACGCCGAGCGCCTCGTCGCACCGCTTCTGGAGCAGGGCAGGGAGCACGCGGAGCGCGTCGGGCTGGAGCGGGGGCTGCGCGAGGAACTGCGCGAGCAGGGCCTTCCCATGCGGGAACTGCCCCTGCTGAGCGAGGGAGTCGAGCTGGCGGGCCTGTACGGCATGGCCGGCGAGCTGCGCGCCCAGTGGCAGACCGGAACCGGCGGGAGGCAGCGATGA
- a CDS encoding alpha/beta fold hydrolase, translating into MTLAESPAAVIRADGPWTHRDVAANGARFHITEMGEGPLVLLLHGFPQYWWTWRHQLPALADAGYRAVAMDLRGVGGSDRTPRGYDPANLALDVTGVIRSLGEPDAALVGHDLGGYLAWTAAVMRPKLIRRLAVASMPHPRRWRASMLGDLRQTAASSYIWGFQRPWVPERQLVADGGALVGRLIRDWAGPKLAGPAEDTAVENYRRAMCVPSTAHCSVEPYRWMVRSMARPDGVQFYRRMKRPVRVPTLHLHGSLDPVMRTRSAAGSGEYVEAPYRWRLFDGLGHWPQEEDPVAFTTELVNWLGDPEPDR; encoded by the coding sequence ATGACCCTCGCAGAAAGCCCCGCGGCAGTGATCCGCGCCGACGGACCCTGGACCCACCGGGATGTGGCCGCCAACGGCGCGCGCTTCCACATCACCGAAATGGGTGAAGGTCCGCTGGTGCTGCTGCTGCACGGTTTTCCGCAGTACTGGTGGACCTGGCGCCATCAGCTGCCCGCGCTGGCCGACGCGGGGTACCGCGCCGTCGCGATGGACCTGCGCGGGGTGGGCGGCAGCGACCGTACGCCGCGCGGCTACGACCCGGCCAACCTCGCGCTCGATGTGACCGGTGTCATCCGCTCCCTGGGCGAGCCGGACGCGGCGCTCGTCGGACATGACCTGGGCGGCTACCTGGCGTGGACGGCCGCGGTGATGCGGCCCAAGCTGATCCGCCGGCTCGCCGTGGCCTCGATGCCGCACCCACGCCGCTGGCGCGCCTCGATGCTGGGCGACCTGCGGCAGACGGCCGCCAGCTCCTACATCTGGGGCTTCCAGCGGCCCTGGGTGCCGGAACGTCAGCTCGTCGCGGACGGAGGAGCCCTGGTGGGCCGGCTGATCCGGGACTGGGCGGGGCCCAAGCTGGCCGGACCCGCCGAGGACACGGCGGTCGAGAACTACCGCCGCGCGATGTGCGTGCCCTCCACGGCGCACTGCTCGGTCGAGCCGTACCGCTGGATGGTGCGCTCGATGGCGCGGCCGGACGGTGTGCAGTTCTACCGCCGGATGAAGCGGCCGGTGCGGGTGCCGACCCTCCACCTGCACGGCTCACTCGATCCGGTGATGCGCACGCGCAGTGCCGCCGGGTCGGGCGAGTACGTCGAAGCGCCGTACCGCTGGCGGCTGTTCGACGGGCTGGGCCACTGGCCCCAGGAGGAGGACCCGGTGGCCTTCACCACTGAGCTGGTGAACTGGCTGGGAGACCCGGAACCGGACCGCTGA
- a CDS encoding MBL fold metallo-hydrolase, giving the protein MTDAAALPGQPRGGVISGQAGPRAHCVLAPNPSAMTLDGTNTWIVAEPDSDLAVVIDPGPLDDSHLRAVIAATERAGRRVALTLLTHGHPDHAEGAARFAELTRTPVRALDPALRLGGEGLGVGDVVTTGGLELHVVPTPGHTADSLSFHLPADGAVLTGDTVLGRGTTVVAHPDGRLGDYLDSLRELRSLTVDDGVSRILPGHGPVLDDAQGAIDFYLAHRAKRLAQVETAVEAGHRTASEVVAHVYADVDRSLWPAAELSVRAQLDYLREHGLISRGRGPAR; this is encoded by the coding sequence ATGACCGACGCCGCAGCCCTTCCCGGACAGCCGCGAGGCGGGGTGATCAGCGGGCAGGCAGGCCCACGCGCCCACTGCGTGCTCGCTCCCAACCCCTCGGCCATGACCCTCGACGGCACCAACACCTGGATCGTCGCCGAACCGGACTCGGATCTCGCCGTCGTCATCGACCCCGGGCCCCTGGACGACTCCCACCTGCGCGCCGTCATCGCCGCCACCGAACGGGCCGGCAGGCGCGTCGCGCTCACCCTGCTCACGCACGGGCATCCGGACCACGCCGAGGGCGCGGCGCGGTTCGCGGAGCTGACCCGCACTCCGGTGCGGGCCCTCGACCCGGCGCTGCGGCTGGGCGGCGAGGGGCTCGGCGTGGGCGACGTCGTCACCACGGGCGGCCTGGAACTGCACGTGGTCCCCACACCCGGGCACACGGCCGACTCGCTCTCCTTCCACCTGCCCGCCGACGGCGCCGTGCTGACGGGTGACACGGTGCTGGGCCGTGGCACCACAGTCGTCGCTCATCCGGACGGGCGGCTCGGCGACTACCTCGACTCCCTGCGCGAGCTGCGCTCCCTGACGGTGGACGACGGGGTCAGCCGGATCCTGCCGGGGCACGGGCCGGTACTGGATGACGCACAGGGCGCCATCGACTTCTACCTGGCCCACCGCGCCAAGCGGCTCGCCCAGGTCGAGACGGCCGTCGAGGCGGGCCACCGCACGGCATCCGAGGTCGTCGCGCACGTCTACGCCGACGTGGACCGCTCGCTGTGGCCGGCGGCGGAACTCTCCGTACGGGCACAGCTCGACTACCTGCGCGAACACGGGCTGATCTCACGCGGACGCGGGCCAGCCCGATAG